A segment of the Thermus sp. LT1-2-5 genome:
GGGCCATCACCTGCTGCCCCTACGCCGGGGTTTCCCCGGAGGAGCCCTTCGACGTCACCCCGTATGCGGAACGGGCCTACCGCTACTTCCTCCGCCACCCCGTGGGGCAGAACCTGCCCCGGAAGTTCAAGGTGGCCTTTGAGGGGTGCGCCACGGACCACGCCCGCACCCCCATCCACGACATCGGGGTGGTGGCGGCGGTGGAAGGGGGAAAGCGGGGCTTCCGCATCTACGTGGGCGGGGGCCTGGGAGCGGCCCCCATGAGCGCCGAGCTTCTGGAGCCCTTCACGCCCGAGGAGGAGCTCCTCCCCACCATGCTGGCCATCCTCCGCCTCTTTGACCGCTACGGGAACCGCAAGGTCCTGACCCAGGCCCGGCTCAAGTTCCTGGTGAAGAAGTGGGGCATCGCCGCCTTCCGGGAAGCGGTGCGGGAGGAAAGGCGGGCGGTGAAGCTCACGGCGAGCGGGAAGGACCTCGAGGCCTGGACCCCTCCCGAGGACGCCCCACCCCCCCGCCTCCCCACCCCCCCCAAAAAGCCCTTCTCCTTCGCCCCGGGCTTCGACGCCTGGCGGCGCACGAACCTCTTCCGGCAAAAGCAGGAGGGCTTCTACACCGTCACCGTGCGCCTCCCCTTGGGGGACATCACCCCGGAGGGCCTCCGGGCCCTGGCGGAGATCGCGGAAACCTATGCCGGGGAGATTAGGAGCGCCATCAGCCAGAACCTCCTCCTCCGCTTCGTCCCGGAGGAGGCTCTCGGGGGGCTTTACGAGGCCCTTCTCCAGGCGGGCCTTGCCCACGCCGAGGCCCACACCCTCCTGGACATCACCCGCTGCCCCGGGGCCGACACCTGCAACCTGGCCATCACCCGCTCTCGAGGCCTGGCCCAAGCCCTAGGGGAAAGGCTGGAGGCCTTGCCCCTGGCCCGGGACCCGGGGGTGAAAGCCATCAGCATCAAGATCTCCGGCTGCCCCAACTCCTGCGGCCAGCACCACATCGCCGACCTCGGTTTTTACGGCTCCAGCCGCAAGGTGGACGACCGCGAGGTGCCCCACTACGTCCTCCTCCTGGGCGGGCGCACCCGGGAGGGAGAAGCCCGCTTCGGCCAGGTGGTGGGCCGCATCCCCGCCCGCCGGGTTCCCGAGGCGGTGGAGCGGATCCTAAATCGCTACGAGGCGGAGCGGCAAAACGGGGAAAGCTTCCAGGCCTACCTGGACCGCGTGGGGGCGGCCTCCTTTAAGGCCCTCCTCCAGGACCTCCAGGAGGTCCCGCCCTACGCAGAGGCCCCGGAGTTCTACCAGGACCTGGGGGCGGAAGGGGAGGCCTTTAGCGTGCTGCTTGGGCGCGGGGAGTGCGCCGTCTAGGGGGTGGCCATGCGTATCGCCTACGCCGGCCTAAGGCGGCGCGAGGAGTTCAAAGCCTTGGCGGAAAAGCTGGGCTTCACTCCCCTCCTCCTCCCCGCCCAGAGCACGGAAAAGGTACCCGTGCCCGAGTACCAGGACCACCTCCGGGAACTGGCGCAAGGGGTGGACCTCTTCCTCGCCACCACCGGGGTGGGGGTGCGGGACCTCCTGGAGGGAGGTAGGGCCCTGGGCCTGGGCCTCGAGGCCGCCCTAGCCCAAGCCCACCGCCTGGCCCGGGGCGCCAAGGCGGCCCGGGTCCTGCGGGAGGAGGGGTTGCCCCCTCAGGCCACGGGGGACGGCACGAGCCCAAGCCTCATCCCCCTCCTCCCCCCGGGCCCCGGCAAGGCGGCGCTCCAGCTTTACGGCAAGCCCCTCCCCCTCTTGGAAGGGGCCTTGGTGCAACGGGGGTACAGGGTTCTCCCCCTCATGCCCTACCGCCATCTGCCCAACCCCCAGGGCATCCGGGCCCTGGAGGCGGCGATCCAAGAGGGAGCCGTGGAGGCGGTGGCCTTCGTGGCTGCCCTTCAGGTGGAGTTCCTCTTCGAAGGGGCAGCGGACCCCGAGGCGCTAAGGGAAACCCTCAACGCCCGGGTAAAGGCGGTGGCCGTGGGCCGCGTCACCGCGGACGCCCTAAGGGAGTGGGGGGTGAAGCCCTTCTATGTGGACGAAACCGAGCGCTTGGGCAGCATGCTCCAGGGCTTCAAGAAGGCCCTTTTCCAGGAGGCGGTATGACCTATTTCCCCTTGATGCTAGACCTCAGGGACCGCCCCGTCCTCCTCCTGGCGGGAGGGCCCGAAACCGGGGCCAAGCTCCAGGCCCTCCTCCAGGCCGGGGCCCGGGTCACGGTCCTGGCGGAGGAGGACGATTGGGGCCTCTCGACCCTGGAACGGGAAGGGAGGATCCGCTGGCTCCGGCGGGGCTACCGGGAAGGGGACCTACAGGGCTACTTCCTGGTGGTAAGCCACCCCAAGGACAAGGCCATCCATCCCCGGGTCAAGGCGGAGGCGGAGCGGCGGCAGGTTTTCCTCGTGGCCGTGGACGATCCGGAAAACGCCAGCGCCATCCTCCCCGCCGTCCTCCGCCGCGGGGAGCTCCTCGTGGCCCTTTCCACCTCAGGGGCCGCACCCGCTTTGGCCGTGCGCCTCAAGGAACGGCTGGCCCAACTGTTTCCCGAGGCCTATGGGGAGCTTGTGGCCTTCCTCCGCACCCTCCGGCCCAAAATCGCCCAAATCCCGAGCTTTGAGGAACGGAAACAGCTCTGGTACCGCATCGTGGACCAGGCCCTGGAAGCGTTGGACCTAGACCCTAAGGAAGGTTTAACTCAGGCCATAGCCCAGGCCGAGAAGGCCCTAGCCGAGGAGGTGACGGCATGGACAAGGTGAAGGCGGCCCAGACCCTGGTGAAGGAAGCCCTGACCCAAAGCAATAGCCCCTGCTTCACCTGCAGCTTCCAGGCGGAGGACGTGGTGGTGCTCCACCTTCTCCTGGAGGCCAAGCCCGATATCCCTGTCCTTTTCCTAGACACCGGTTACCACTTCCCCGAGGTCTACGCCTACCGGGACGAGCTGCAAAGGCGGTTGGGCTTCAGCCTGGTAAACCTCACCCCCGCCCTCTCCCGGGCGGCGCAGGAAGCCCGCTACGGGCGGCTTTACGAAACCGATCCCCACCGCTGCTGCCAGATCCGCAAGGTGGAGCCCCTGTTCCAGGCCCTGGAAGGGTACGATACCTGGTTCACCGGGCTTAGGCGGGAGCAGTCCCCCACCCGGGCCCACCTCCAGCCCCTGGAGGAAGCCCTCCTCCCCTCAGGACACCGATTGAGGAAGGTGAGCCCCCTCTACGACTGGACGCTCAAGGAGGTCTTCGCCTACCTGGCGGTCCAGGACCTCCCCTACCTGCCCCTTTACGACCAGGGCTACCTCTCCATCGGCTGCGCCCCCTGCACCGCAAAGCCCTTGGACCCCACGGACCCCCGCTCGGGGCGCTGGGCGGGCAAGGGGAAGCTGGAGTGCGGCATCCACCTCCACGGGAAGGAGGGGTAGCATGGCCTTTCTCCTAGGCTTCCTCATCGCCTTCGCCATCGGGGTCACGGGGGTGGGCGCGGGAACCGTCACCGCCCCCCTCCTCATCCTGGCCCTGGGGCTTCCCCCGGAGGCGGCGGTGGGCACGGCGCTCCTCTTTGGCTTCCTGGTCAAGGTTCCGGCGGGGGCGGTCTACCTTGCCCGCCGCCAGGTGGCCCCCAAGGCGCTCGGGCGCCTCCTCCTGGGGGGCGTGCCGGGGGTGCTCCTGGGGAGCCTCCTCCTCACGGGGCTCAAGGGGGCCAAGGACCTCGTCCTCCTCTTGGTGGGCTTCACCGTGGTGGTCTCCGCGGCCCTAGGGATCTGGCGGAGCCTCCGCAGGCATGTCCTGGGGCAGGAAAGGCCCGGGCTCCTTCCCCCCGCCGCCTTTGGGATTGGCCTCGAGGTGGGCTTCTCCTCCGCCGGGGCGGGGGCCTTGGGAACCCTTCTCCTTCTCTACGCCACCCGGCTTTCCCCCCAGCAGGTGGTGGGCACGGACCTCCTCTTCGGCTTGGTCCTCGCCCTCTTAGGGAGCGGGGTGCACCTCCTCTTCGGCCAGGTGGACCTTGGCCTCCTCCTGGCCCTGGCCGCCGGGGGCGTCCTGGGCGCCACCTTGGGGGCCCTCTCCGCCACCCGCTTGCCCAAGGAGCCCCTGAGGCTTGCCCTCCTCCTCTGGCTCCTCTTCATCGGGGGGCAACTCATCTACCAGGGGGTGGTCCATGGCTAAGGTCTACCTGGTGGGGGCAGGCCCGGGCGACCCCGAGCTCCTCACCCTGAAGGCCTACCGCCTCCTGCAAAAGGCTCCCGTGGTCCTCCACGACCGCCTGGTGGATGGGCGCATCCTGGACCTCATCCCGGGGAAGAAGGTCTACGTGGGCAAGGAGGAGGGAGAAAGCGGAAAGCAGGAGGCCATCCACCGCCTCCTCCTCGCCTACGCCCGCCGCTACCCCTTCGTGGTGCGGCTCAAGGGCGGGGACCCCATGGTCTTTGGCCGGGGCGGGGAGGAGGCGCTTTTCCTCCTCAAGCACGGCATCCCCGTGGAGGTGGTGCCAGGGGTGAGCAGCGTGCTCAGCGCGGGCCTCCCCCTCACCCACCGGGGCCTAGCCCACGGCTTCGCTGCGGTTTCAGCGGTTCTTGAGGGGGGCGGCTACCCCGACCTCACCCCCTTCGCCCAAGCCCCCACCCTGGTGGTGCTCATGGGGGTGAGGCGGCGGGTCTGGATCGCCCAAGAACTCCTCCGCCTGGGCCGAGACCCTTTGGAGCCCACCCTCTTCGTGGAGCAGGCCACCACGCCCAAGGAACGCCGCATCCCGGCCCGGCTTGGGGAGGTGGCCCAGGGGAAGGTGTCGGTGAAGGCCCCGGCCCTTTGGATTTTGGGCGAGGCGGTGCGGGTCCTCGAGGCCCCCGAACCCCTCGCGCTAAGGAGGTAGCCCGTGGTGGAAACCCTTCCTACCCTAGAGATCGGCGAGGACGAGCGCTTGGACCTGGAGAACCTGGCCACGGGGGCCTTCGCCCCCGTCCGGGGCTTCATGACCCGGGAGGAGGCCCTGAGCGTGGCCGAAACCCTACGCCTGCCCACGGGGGAGGTCTGGACCCTCCCCATTCTCCTGCAGACGACCGAGAGGCCCCGGGTGGGCCCGGGGGACACCCTGGCCCTCCTTCACCAAGGGGAGCGGGTGGCCCTCCTGCACGTGACGGACGCCTACGCCCTGGACCTTAAGCGCCTGGCCAAGGCGGTCTTCGGCACGGAGAGCGAAGCCCATCCCGGGGTGGCCCGGCTCTACGCCAAGGGGCCTTACGCCCTTGGGGGCAGGGTGGAGGTGCTCAAACCCCGGGCCCGCAGCCCCCTGGAGAAGACCCCGGAGGAGGCGCGGGCCCACTTCCTGGAGCGGGGCTGGCGCACGGTGGTGGCCTTCCAAACCCGCAACGCCCCCCACCGGGCCCACGAGTACCTCATCCGGCTGGGCTTGGAGCTGGGGGACGGGGTCCTGGCCCACCCCATCCTGGGGGCCAAGAAGGCGGACGATTTCCCCACGGAGGTGATCCTCCGGGCCTACGAGGCCCTCCTCCAGGGGTTCCTCCCCCAGGACCGGGTGGCCCTCTTTGGCCTCGCCACCCCCATGCGCTACGCCGGGCCCAAGGAGGCGGTCTTCCACGCCCTGGTGCGGAAGAACTTCGGGGCCACCCACTTCCTGGTGGGCCGGGACCACGCCGGGGTGGGGGACTTTTACGACCCCTATGCCGCCCACCGCATCTTCGACCGGCTTCCCCCCTTAGGGATAGAGATCCTCCGGGTGGGGGCCGTCTTCCACTGCCCCCTGTGCGGCGGCATCGCCTCGGAAAGGACCTGCCCGGAAGCCCACCGGGAACGGCGGCTTTCCATCAGCATGACCAAGGTGCGCGCCCTCCTCCGGGAAGGGAAGACCCCGCCCCCCGAGCTGGTGCGGCCCGAGCTCCTCCCTATCCTGCGGCAGGGGGTGTAGCGAGGGCCCTTTGCACCCGGGGCAGGACCTCGCCCCCTAAAAGCTCGATGGCCCGCAGAACCTTGGCGTGGGGCAGGGTACCCACGGTGAGCTGGAGGACAAGCCTTTCGGGGCGGAAGAGCTCGTACCAGTAAAGGGCCTTCTCCGCCACCCGAAGGGGGTCGCCGATGAAGTCGGCCCCCTCGAGGCCCCGGGACCAGGCGAAATACTCCTGGGTCAGAGGCTGCCACCCCCGCTCCCGCCCGATCCTGTTCATCACCGCCAAGAAGGCGGGGGCGGCGAGGCGGAAGGCTTCCCCATCCTCCTCGGCCACAAAGCCGTGGGCGGCCAGGGTGAGCCTGGGGGTGTGGCCGTGCTCCTGGGCGGTCTTCCGGTAAAGCGCCACGAAGGGCAGGAAGCGCTTGGGACTCCCAGCGATGACGGCGAGGACCAAGGGAAGCCCAAGCCGCCCGGCGCGCACCGCGGACTCAGGGCTGCCGCCGGCCGCCACGAAGAGGGGCAAGGGGTTCTGCTTGGGCCTCGGGTACACCCCCAGGCCGGGGATGGGCTGGGTGAACCGCCCCCCAGGCCAGTAGACCCTCTCCGCTTCCCGGATTTTCAGGAGAAGGGCGAGCTTTTCCTCAAACAAGGCCTCGTAATCCCGCAGATCATAGCCAAAAAGCGGGAACGACTCCACAAAGGAGCCCCGCCCCACCCAAAGCTCCGCCCGCCCCCCGGAAAGAAGGTCCAGGGTGGCGAACTGCTGGAAGACCCGGACGGGATCGTCCGAGGAAAGGACCACCACGGCGCTCGCCAGCCGGATCCTCCGGGTATGGGCGGCGATGGCGGAAAGGACCACCGCCGGGGCCGACACCGCATAGTCTTCCCGGTGGTGCTCCCCCACGGCGAAGAGGGCGAGGCCCGTTTCCTCGGCCAGCTCCGCCTCCTCTAAAAGGCGCCTTAGCCGTTCCTCCGCCGTGGGGGGGCGGCCCAGCTCGGGGTCCAGGGTCCGGTCGCCAAAGGTGTACAGGCCTAGCTCCATACTCCAAGGGTATGGGGCCACTTTATTTTTAAAAGTGCTTGCCCCCACCCTCCGCCCAGGCCAGAAGCCGCTCCGCCCCCCCTATCCGGGCGGGAAGGTAGAGGTGGACGAAGCTCGCCAGCACCCTCCCGTCGGTGTACCCCTCCACCTCCTCCCCCCCCACCCGGCGCCAGGCGGGGCTTGGGGAGGGAGGAAGCCGGGCGTAGTGGAACTCGTGCCCCTTGAAGGCTTCCCCCGCCCGGGCCACGGGGCTATCCCGCAGGGCCTCCACCTCCCGGTAGCCCAGAACGGGTCTTTCGGCCATGGTGGCCTC
Coding sequences within it:
- a CDS encoding nitrite/sulfite reductase, coding for MAGVREIQQDEAVEAEIRYLEAMIARLEAGEEDPEDFRVFRLKNGIYGIRGRPEHHMIRIKLPVGRITPEGLRVLAEVAERYTENRLAHVTTRQAVQLHHVHRRDVPKVLRAVNAVGLTTREACGHSIRAITCCPYAGVSPEEPFDVTPYAERAYRYFLRHPVGQNLPRKFKVAFEGCATDHARTPIHDIGVVAAVEGGKRGFRIYVGGGLGAAPMSAELLEPFTPEEELLPTMLAILRLFDRYGNRKVLTQARLKFLVKKWGIAAFREAVREERRAVKLTASGKDLEAWTPPEDAPPPRLPTPPKKPFSFAPGFDAWRRTNLFRQKQEGFYTVTVRLPLGDITPEGLRALAEIAETYAGEIRSAISQNLLLRFVPEEALGGLYEALLQAGLAHAEAHTLLDITRCPGADTCNLAITRSRGLAQALGERLEALPLARDPGVKAISIKISGCPNSCGQHHIADLGFYGSSRKVDDREVPHYVLLLGGRTREGEARFGQVVGRIPARRVPEAVERILNRYEAERQNGESFQAYLDRVGAASFKALLQDLQEVPPYAEAPEFYQDLGAEGEAFSVLLGRGECAV
- a CDS encoding uroporphyrinogen-III synthase translates to MRIAYAGLRRREEFKALAEKLGFTPLLLPAQSTEKVPVPEYQDHLRELAQGVDLFLATTGVGVRDLLEGGRALGLGLEAALAQAHRLARGAKAARVLREEGLPPQATGDGTSPSLIPLLPPGPGKAALQLYGKPLPLLEGALVQRGYRVLPLMPYRHLPNPQGIRALEAAIQEGAVEAVAFVAALQVEFLFEGAADPEALRETLNARVKAVAVGRVTADALREWGVKPFYVDETERLGSMLQGFKKALFQEAV
- a CDS encoding bifunctional precorrin-2 dehydrogenase/sirohydrochlorin ferrochelatase, producing MTYFPLMLDLRDRPVLLLAGGPETGAKLQALLQAGARVTVLAEEDDWGLSTLEREGRIRWLRRGYREGDLQGYFLVVSHPKDKAIHPRVKAEAERRQVFLVAVDDPENASAILPAVLRRGELLVALSTSGAAPALAVRLKERLAQLFPEAYGELVAFLRTLRPKIAQIPSFEERKQLWYRIVDQALEALDLDPKEGLTQAIAQAEKALAEEVTAWTR
- a CDS encoding phosphoadenylyl-sulfate reductase — translated: MDKVKAAQTLVKEALTQSNSPCFTCSFQAEDVVVLHLLLEAKPDIPVLFLDTGYHFPEVYAYRDELQRRLGFSLVNLTPALSRAAQEARYGRLYETDPHRCCQIRKVEPLFQALEGYDTWFTGLRREQSPTRAHLQPLEEALLPSGHRLRKVSPLYDWTLKEVFAYLAVQDLPYLPLYDQGYLSIGCAPCTAKPLDPTDPRSGRWAGKGKLECGIHLHGKEG
- a CDS encoding sulfite exporter TauE/SafE family protein — its product is MAFLLGFLIAFAIGVTGVGAGTVTAPLLILALGLPPEAAVGTALLFGFLVKVPAGAVYLARRQVAPKALGRLLLGGVPGVLLGSLLLTGLKGAKDLVLLLVGFTVVVSAALGIWRSLRRHVLGQERPGLLPPAAFGIGLEVGFSSAGAGALGTLLLLYATRLSPQQVVGTDLLFGLVLALLGSGVHLLFGQVDLGLLLALAAGGVLGATLGALSATRLPKEPLRLALLLWLLFIGGQLIYQGVVHG
- the cobA gene encoding uroporphyrinogen-III C-methyltransferase, coding for MAKVYLVGAGPGDPELLTLKAYRLLQKAPVVLHDRLVDGRILDLIPGKKVYVGKEEGESGKQEAIHRLLLAYARRYPFVVRLKGGDPMVFGRGGEEALFLLKHGIPVEVVPGVSSVLSAGLPLTHRGLAHGFAAVSAVLEGGGYPDLTPFAQAPTLVVLMGVRRRVWIAQELLRLGRDPLEPTLFVEQATTPKERRIPARLGEVAQGKVSVKAPALWILGEAVRVLEAPEPLALRR
- a CDS encoding sulfate adenylyltransferase translates to MVETLPTLEIGEDERLDLENLATGAFAPVRGFMTREEALSVAETLRLPTGEVWTLPILLQTTERPRVGPGDTLALLHQGERVALLHVTDAYALDLKRLAKAVFGTESEAHPGVARLYAKGPYALGGRVEVLKPRARSPLEKTPEEARAHFLERGWRTVVAFQTRNAPHRAHEYLIRLGLELGDGVLAHPILGAKKADDFPTEVILRAYEALLQGFLPQDRVALFGLATPMRYAGPKEAVFHALVRKNFGATHFLVGRDHAGVGDFYDPYAAHRIFDRLPPLGIEILRVGAVFHCPLCGGIASERTCPEAHRERRLSISMTKVRALLREGKTPPPELVRPELLPILRQGV
- a CDS encoding LLM class flavin-dependent oxidoreductase — protein: MELGLYTFGDRTLDPELGRPPTAEERLRRLLEEAELAEETGLALFAVGEHHREDYAVSAPAVVLSAIAAHTRRIRLASAVVVLSSDDPVRVFQQFATLDLLSGGRAELWVGRGSFVESFPLFGYDLRDYEALFEEKLALLLKIREAERVYWPGGRFTQPIPGLGVYPRPKQNPLPLFVAAGGSPESAVRAGRLGLPLVLAVIAGSPKRFLPFVALYRKTAQEHGHTPRLTLAAHGFVAEEDGEAFRLAAPAFLAVMNRIGRERGWQPLTQEYFAWSRGLEGADFIGDPLRVAEKALYWYELFRPERLVLQLTVGTLPHAKVLRAIELLGGEVLPRVQRALATPPAAG